Proteins encoded by one window of Streptococcus suis S735:
- a CDS encoding RelA/SpoT family protein codes for MKEINYTGEEVVALTATYLPEEDVIFVKKALDFATEAHKSQFRKSGEPYIVHPIQVAGILAGLKLDAVTVACGFLHDVVEDTDVTLDDMEAEFGPEVRHIVGGVTKLGKVEYKSHEEQLAENHRNMLIAMSQDMRVILVKLADRLHNMRTLKHLRKDKQERISRETMEIYAPLAHRLGISSIKWELEDMSFRYLNEIEFYKITRMMSEKRREREELVNEVVEKLRDYTEERHLHGQIYGRPKHIYSIYRKMHDKKKRFDQLYDLIAIRCIMDTPSDVYAMLGYIHELWKPMPGRFKDYIANQKANGYQSIHTTVYGPRGPIEFQIRTMEMHQVAEYGVAAHWAYKRGGKATASEKELRWINNLIELQEGAGDAQTFVNSVKDDIFTERIYVFTPDGAVRELPKDSVPIDFAYEIHTKVGERATGAKVNGRMVPLTTKLKTGDQVEIITSANSFGPSRDWVNLVKTHKARNKIKQFFKNQDKELSVSKGREMLQNLLQENGYVPNQYLDRRHMDEVLQKTSYKTDESLFAAVGFREVSAISIFNRLTEKERREAERAKAKAVADELVNGGEVKHDNKDSLKIRHEGGVVIEGASGLLIRIAKCCNPVPGDEIVGYITKGRGVAVHRVDCMNLKSQENYDVRLIDVDWEDENSTKEYMANIDIYGLNRSGLLNDVLKVLTNASKNISSVNAQPTKDMKFATIHVSFGISNLATLTSLVDKIKSVPEVYSVKRTNG; via the coding sequence ATGAAAGAAATTAACTACACTGGGGAGGAAGTGGTTGCTTTGACAGCCACCTATTTACCGGAAGAAGATGTTATATTTGTCAAGAAAGCTTTGGATTTTGCGACAGAGGCACACAAGTCACAATTTCGTAAATCGGGCGAGCCCTATATTGTACACCCGATCCAGGTAGCAGGTATTTTAGCAGGACTCAAGCTGGATGCTGTGACGGTTGCCTGTGGTTTCTTACATGATGTGGTTGAAGATACGGATGTAACTTTGGATGATATGGAGGCTGAATTTGGTCCAGAGGTTCGCCATATTGTCGGCGGTGTGACCAAACTGGGTAAGGTTGAGTATAAGTCTCATGAGGAGCAGTTGGCTGAAAACCACCGAAATATGCTGATAGCCATGTCCCAAGACATGCGGGTCATTCTGGTTAAACTGGCAGACCGCCTTCACAACATGCGGACTCTTAAGCACTTGCGCAAGGACAAGCAGGAACGTATTTCACGTGAAACAATGGAAATCTATGCACCGCTTGCCCACCGTCTAGGTATTTCTTCTATCAAGTGGGAATTGGAAGACATGTCTTTCCGCTATCTCAATGAAATTGAATTCTACAAGATTACTCGAATGATGAGTGAGAAGCGTCGTGAACGGGAAGAGTTGGTCAATGAAGTTGTTGAGAAGCTAAGAGATTATACAGAAGAGCGCCATCTACATGGTCAGATTTACGGTAGACCCAAGCATATTTACTCTATCTATCGCAAAATGCACGATAAGAAAAAGCGGTTTGATCAACTATATGACTTGATTGCCATTCGTTGTATCATGGATACTCCGAGCGATGTCTATGCTATGTTAGGGTATATTCATGAATTGTGGAAACCTATGCCAGGTCGCTTCAAGGACTACATTGCCAACCAAAAAGCTAACGGCTACCAGTCTATTCATACCACGGTTTACGGACCGAGAGGTCCAATCGAGTTCCAAATTCGGACCATGGAAATGCACCAGGTTGCAGAGTACGGGGTTGCGGCTCACTGGGCCTACAAGCGTGGTGGCAAGGCAACTGCTAGTGAAAAAGAGTTGCGCTGGATTAACAACCTGATTGAACTCCAAGAAGGGGCTGGGGATGCGCAAACCTTTGTAAATTCTGTCAAGGACGATATTTTTACAGAGCGTATTTACGTTTTCACGCCAGATGGTGCAGTGCGTGAGTTGCCTAAGGACTCCGTACCGATTGACTTCGCCTATGAGATTCATACCAAGGTCGGCGAGCGGGCGACAGGTGCCAAGGTCAACGGCCGTATGGTGCCTCTGACGACCAAGCTCAAGACAGGCGATCAGGTGGAAATCATCACCTCTGCCAACTCTTTCGGTCCAAGTCGTGACTGGGTCAACTTGGTTAAAACTCACAAGGCTCGCAATAAAATCAAGCAGTTCTTCAAGAATCAGGACAAGGAATTGTCTGTTTCAAAAGGGCGTGAGATGCTTCAGAACCTACTCCAAGAAAATGGCTACGTTCCCAACCAATACCTGGACCGTCGCCACATGGATGAGGTCCTGCAAAAGACCAGCTATAAGACCGACGAATCCCTTTTTGCGGCAGTTGGTTTTAGAGAAGTTTCTGCCATATCAATCTTTAACCGTCTGACAGAGAAAGAACGTCGCGAAGCTGAGCGGGCTAAGGCCAAAGCTGTCGCGGATGAATTGGTCAACGGTGGCGAAGTCAAACACGACAACAAAGATAGTCTGAAAATCCGTCACGAAGGTGGCGTGGTCATTGAAGGAGCGTCAGGCTTGCTGATACGGATTGCCAAATGTTGTAACCCAGTACCTGGCGATGAAATTGTCGGCTACATCACCAAGGGGCGTGGGGTAGCGGTCCACCGTGTGGACTGTATGAACCTCAAGAGTCAAGAAAACTACGATGTTCGCTTGATTGATGTGGACTGGGAGGATGAGAATTCGACCAAGGAATACATGGCAAACATTGACATT
- the sntA gene encoding heme-binding protein SntA has translation MNFRFSKCAVALTLALLAASNPKLAQAEEILNTTPASSTEASQAVPVESDTTEEADNTESPVPATTEAENPSSSETAETSDPTSETTDTTTSEARTVTPAATETSQPVEGQTVDVRILATTDLHTNLVNYDYYQDKPVETLGLAKTAVLIEEAKKENPNVVLVDNGDTIQGTPLGNYKSIVDPIEEGEQHPMYAALETLGFDVGTLGNHEFNYGLAYLEKVIRTANMPLVNANVLDPTTKDFLYTPYTIVKKTFTDTEGKKVTLNVGVTGIVPPQILNWDKAYLEGKVIVRDAVEAVRDIIPTMRENGADIVLVLSHSGIGDDQYEVGEENVGYQIASLSGVDAVITGHSHAEFPGTAEKPSFYAKYSGVDDTNGKINGTPVTMAGKYGDHLGVIDLNLVFKDGKWTTTSSKAAIRKIDTKSSVADGRIIDLAKEAHNETIKYVRQQVGETTAPINSFFALVQDDPSVQIVNNAQIWYAKQQLAGTSEANLPILSAAAPFKAGTRGDASAYTDIPAGPIAIKNVADLYLYDNVVAILKVNGAQLKEWLEMSAGQFNQVDLSSTEPQNLVNTDFRTYNFDVIDGVTYQYDITQPNKYDRDGKIVNETASRVRNLQYNGQDVTADQEFIVVTNNYRANGTFPGVREASINRLLNLENRQAIINYIIAEKVINPTADNNWTFTDSIKGLDLRFLTADRAKSLVTDQECIVYLQASTASEGFGEFKFVYTESKVVTPDEQQSDQGNTGQDIVLESGQRITLPAVNPPAPAPQHKLASPHSQASTKTLPATGEATSMLSLLGLTLIGFVGAWTKKKEH, from the coding sequence ATGAATTTTCGTTTCAGTAAGTGTGCCGTAGCACTCACACTAGCTCTCTTAGCTGCAAGCAATCCAAAATTAGCTCAAGCCGAAGAGATTCTCAACACAACTCCAGCTTCTTCAACAGAAGCAAGTCAGGCTGTACCAGTTGAATCTGACACCACAGAGGAAGCTGATAATACAGAATCTCCGGTTCCAGCCACTACCGAAGCTGAAAATCCAAGCTCTTCCGAGACAGCTGAAACTAGTGATCCTACAAGCGAGACAACTGACACAACTACTTCAGAAGCACGCACGGTCACTCCTGCTGCAACTGAAACTAGTCAGCCTGTTGAAGGACAAACTGTTGATGTTCGCATTCTCGCAACAACTGACCTCCATACGAACTTGGTCAACTATGACTATTACCAAGATAAACCTGTAGAGACACTGGGTCTAGCAAAAACAGCTGTTCTTATCGAAGAAGCAAAAAAAGAAAATCCAAATGTCGTATTGGTAGATAATGGAGACACCATTCAAGGTACTCCTCTTGGAAATTACAAGTCTATCGTTGATCCTATTGAAGAAGGTGAACAACATCCTATGTACGCCGCCTTAGAGACTCTGGGATTTGACGTCGGCACACTTGGCAACCACGAATTTAACTACGGCCTTGCCTACCTCGAAAAAGTAATTCGTACAGCCAACATGCCTCTAGTCAACGCCAATGTCCTCGATCCGACTACGAAAGACTTTCTCTACACCCCTTATACCATTGTGAAAAAGACATTCACAGACACCGAGGGTAAAAAGGTTACACTAAATGTCGGTGTTACAGGGATTGTTCCCCCTCAAATTCTCAACTGGGACAAAGCTTATCTAGAAGGAAAAGTGATTGTTCGTGATGCAGTTGAAGCCGTTCGCGATATTATCCCAACCATGCGAGAAAATGGCGCAGACATCGTTCTGGTCCTTTCCCACTCAGGTATCGGCGATGACCAATATGAAGTCGGCGAAGAAAATGTCGGTTACCAAATCGCCAGCCTGTCAGGAGTTGATGCGGTTATCACAGGTCACTCCCACGCAGAATTCCCAGGAACTGCCGAAAAACCAAGCTTCTATGCTAAATACTCTGGCGTAGATGATACAAATGGTAAAATCAACGGTACTCCTGTCACCATGGCGGGTAAATACGGTGATCACCTCGGCGTCATCGACCTCAATCTGGTCTTTAAAGATGGCAAATGGACAACTACTTCTAGCAAAGCGGCTATTCGTAAAATCGATACAAAATCATCTGTAGCAGATGGTCGCATCATCGACCTTGCTAAAGAAGCCCATAACGAAACCATCAAATATGTTCGTCAACAAGTCGGTGAAACAACTGCTCCAATCAACAGCTTCTTTGCCCTTGTTCAAGATGATCCATCTGTACAGATTGTTAACAATGCACAGATTTGGTATGCAAAACAACAGTTGGCGGGTACTTCAGAAGCTAATCTACCAATCCTATCTGCGGCTGCACCATTTAAGGCTGGTACTCGAGGCGATGCTTCAGCCTATACAGACATTCCTGCTGGCCCAATCGCCATCAAGAACGTAGCAGACCTTTACCTCTACGACAACGTTGTAGCCATCTTAAAAGTCAACGGTGCCCAACTCAAAGAATGGTTGGAAATGTCCGCAGGGCAATTCAACCAAGTTGACCTAAGCTCAACAGAGCCACAAAACCTAGTCAACACAGATTTCCGCACTTACAATTTTGACGTTATTGACGGAGTAACTTATCAGTACGATATTACGCAACCAAATAAATACGATCGTGATGGTAAGATAGTCAACGAAACTGCCAGCAGAGTTCGGAATCTGCAATACAATGGGCAAGATGTGACAGCTGATCAAGAATTCATCGTGGTGACCAACAACTACCGTGCAAACGGTACTTTCCCTGGGGTCCGCGAAGCTTCTATCAACCGATTGTTGAACCTGGAAAACCGCCAAGCCATCATCAATTATATTATCGCTGAGAAAGTTATCAATCCTACAGCAGACAATAACTGGACCTTTACAGATAGTATCAAGGGACTCGACCTCCGCTTCTTGACAGCAGACCGTGCGAAATCTCTAGTTACTGACCAAGAATGTATTGTCTACCTACAGGCTTCAACTGCCAGCGAAGGATTTGGCGAATTCAAATTTGTCTACACTGAATCTAAAGTAGTGACTCCAGATGAACAGCAGTCAGATCAAGGTAACACAGGTCAAGATATTGTACTCGAATCTGGTCAACGAATTACTCTTCCAGCGGTAAATCCACCTGCTCCTGCTCCACAACATAAATTGGCTAGTCCACATTCACAAGCGAGCACCAAGACACTCCCTGCAACAGGAGAAGCTACTTCTATGCTTAGTCTGCTCGGTCTCACTTTGATTGGTTTTGTCGGCGCATGGACTAAGAAAAAAGAACATTAA
- a CDS encoding class C sortase has product MMKRIGYVFILVGLLLPLVLLTNMSVQEFQVFQQYQYYRRNSKFFSTEQLEEIKAYGEQVSGGDLPTVDPFAEKNDSNSTDVLSSELMEGAIGYLSIPKIEIRQPIYVGATSEHLNDGVASVIGTALPIGGIGRRSVIAGHRSWYNDLRFFRLSELREGDKIFIEVGGRTLTYLVKNTEVIKATDWQKLLPVESQDMVTLLTCDPLVPPFDYRLLVNAYRESDVIEEADEVSQTSQREIKQFQQYSFSLVFYLTIFGWVLLLYILYRFIRTYIW; this is encoded by the coding sequence ATGATGAAAAGAATAGGATATGTTTTCATATTGGTTGGTTTGTTGCTTCCTTTAGTGTTGCTGACAAATATGTCAGTGCAGGAGTTTCAAGTTTTCCAACAGTATCAGTATTATCGTAGGAATTCTAAATTCTTTTCGACAGAGCAACTCGAAGAAATTAAGGCTTATGGGGAACAGGTTAGTGGTGGTGACTTACCCACAGTTGATCCCTTTGCAGAAAAAAATGATTCAAATAGTACCGATGTGTTATCTTCTGAATTAATGGAAGGGGCAATTGGTTATTTGAGTATTCCAAAAATTGAAATTCGACAACCTATTTATGTTGGGGCAACCAGTGAACATTTAAATGATGGAGTTGCTTCTGTTATAGGAACAGCTTTACCTATAGGTGGAATAGGTCGACGAAGTGTCATTGCCGGTCACCGTAGTTGGTACAATGATCTCAGATTTTTCCGACTGTCAGAGTTGAGAGAAGGCGATAAGATTTTTATTGAGGTTGGTGGGAGGACGCTGACGTATTTGGTAAAAAATACAGAAGTGATAAAAGCAACAGATTGGCAAAAGTTATTACCTGTTGAGAGTCAGGATATGGTAACCTTGTTGACATGTGATCCACTAGTTCCTCCTTTTGATTATCGCTTGTTAGTCAACGCTTATCGCGAATCAGATGTAATAGAGGAAGCTGATGAAGTGAGTCAGACCAGTCAACGTGAAATAAAGCAGTTTCAGCAATATTCATTCAGTCTTGTATTTTACCTGACGATATTTGGTTGGGTCTTGTTGCTTTATATCCTTTACCGTTTTATTAGAACCTATATTTGGTAG
- a CDS encoding class C sortase produces MMKRSQLRKGISKQSILLKLLFLFGLVVTLYPWISQYYYRYDSDYKIQSFYEQAQQLPSEEVLKRLEHARAYNQTLEPHKLQDPYTEEEKAGVVEYARMLEVKEKIGFVEIPKINERIPIYAGTTEEVLQKGAGHLEGSSLPVGGESTHTVITAHRGLPNASLFTNLDHLKVGDQFYIHNIAEVLAYEVDQILVVEPNNFDPVIVQNGKDYATLLTCTPYMINSHRLLVRGHRVPYEPKVAIKQKPAFFLDMLTLSYLVALLIIVVIVIILYLLRRKKYQKGEMK; encoded by the coding sequence ATGATGAAACGTTCACAACTTAGAAAGGGAATATCTAAACAGTCCATACTCTTGAAGCTTTTATTTCTCTTTGGTTTAGTAGTGACGCTATATCCGTGGATTTCTCAATATTATTATCGTTATGACTCTGATTATAAAATCCAATCATTTTATGAACAAGCACAACAGTTACCGAGTGAAGAAGTTCTGAAAAGGTTGGAGCATGCTAGGGCCTACAACCAGACCTTGGAACCTCACAAATTGCAAGATCCTTACACAGAAGAAGAGAAGGCTGGGGTAGTGGAATACGCTCGTATGCTTGAGGTGAAGGAGAAAATTGGTTTTGTAGAAATTCCGAAAATCAACGAGAGAATTCCTATATACGCTGGGACAACTGAGGAAGTATTACAAAAAGGAGCGGGGCATTTGGAAGGTTCCTCCTTGCCAGTTGGTGGAGAAAGTACTCATACTGTGATTACGGCGCATCGTGGTCTTCCTAATGCTTCGCTATTTACCAATCTCGATCATTTAAAAGTCGGGGATCAATTCTACATTCATAATATAGCTGAGGTATTGGCTTATGAGGTGGACCAGATTTTAGTTGTTGAACCGAATAATTTTGATCCTGTTATAGTTCAAAACGGAAAAGACTATGCAACCTTGCTAACCTGTACTCCTTATATGATTAACAGCCATCGTTTGTTGGTACGTGGACATCGCGTTCCTTATGAACCGAAAGTTGCAATCAAGCAAAAACCGGCATTCTTTTTGGATATGCTAACGCTATCCTACTTGGTAGCCCTATTAATCATAGTAGTGATTGTTATTATCCTCTATCTTCTCCGTAGGAAGAAGTATCAAAAGGGGGAAATGAAATGA
- a CDS encoding class C sortase — translation MIQKKSGKTTKKKKKSNIPFYLVFLIGFGILLYPHVSNFYYRYESDQLTNSFDQEKKTLASEEVKERIDLAQAFNESLNNVVSEDPYTKSRHEAGRVEYARMLELHEKIGYVEIPKIEVKLPVYAGTSETVLQKGVGHLEGTSLPIGGSDTHTVLTAHTGLPKARLFTDLTKVKIGDTFYIHNIVETLAYEVDQIVVAEPTQFEELLVKPGQDYATLLTCTPYMVNTHRLLVRGHRIPYVAEEHLKASENAEKRILIRYLLYALGMFVGILLIFLLTKRRKNKKKVTSNDETFTT, via the coding sequence ATGATACAGAAAAAATCGGGAAAAACTACAAAGAAAAAAAAGAAAAGTAATATCCCCTTTTACTTGGTATTTTTGATTGGATTTGGGATTTTACTTTATCCTCATGTTTCTAATTTTTATTATCGATATGAGTCGGATCAGCTGACTAATTCTTTCGACCAAGAAAAGAAGACCTTAGCTTCTGAGGAGGTTAAGGAACGAATAGATTTGGCTCAAGCTTTTAATGAGAGTTTGAACAATGTGGTTTCGGAGGATCCGTATACCAAATCACGACATGAAGCTGGACGGGTAGAGTATGCACGGATGCTGGAATTGCATGAAAAGATAGGTTATGTTGAAATTCCAAAAATTGAGGTCAAGCTTCCTGTTTATGCAGGAACTTCTGAGACCGTTCTTCAAAAAGGTGTAGGGCATTTGGAAGGAACATCCTTACCGATTGGGGGGAGCGATACCCATACTGTCTTAACGGCTCATACAGGTTTACCCAAAGCTCGGTTATTCACAGACTTAACGAAGGTAAAAATCGGTGATACTTTCTACATTCACAATATCGTAGAAACATTAGCGTATGAAGTAGATCAAATAGTGGTTGCTGAACCAACTCAATTTGAGGAATTGCTGGTCAAGCCTGGGCAGGACTATGCAACCTTGCTAACCTGTACGCCTTACATGGTGAATACGCACCGTTTATTGGTACGCGGTCATCGTATTCCTTATGTTGCAGAAGAGCATCTTAAAGCGTCTGAAAATGCAGAGAAGCGTATTCTTATTCGTTATCTTCTTTATGCGCTCGGAATGTTTGTCGGTATTTTACTGATTTTCTTATTAACAAAAAGGCGGAAAAATAAAAAGAAAGTGACGAGTAATGATGAAACGTTCACAACTTAG
- a CDS encoding prealbumin-like fold domain-containing protein, which yields MKTVRQIICCLVAIICVLSLPSLSLQAQDSFDVQVHIPFPNGIDASQVSTGLEAWYIASEEPVSSEQLADSLYQKSRSELTSLYGEPISSQALSPEGQATFRGLTKGWYYVRQVGKPTSLEVIPFLMNVGRGVTKIEAKVRRPSEEKGSKPFLKVSTSTAPLSGAEFAVLEEVGGELKEVIVDGNSYHVTSSSNGQFVVGPLPYGTYYLKEVKAPTGYILSQDTIPFEITSDSHVSEIIKIKNKPVTPPGIEIPYTGNVVVIAVLSTGILLFLLGYRLVTYTKR from the coding sequence ATGAAAACAGTAAGACAAATAATATGTTGCCTTGTCGCTATAATATGTGTATTATCATTGCCCTCGCTTTCACTCCAAGCACAAGATTCTTTTGATGTTCAGGTTCATATTCCTTTCCCTAATGGAATAGATGCCAGTCAAGTTTCGACGGGTTTGGAGGCTTGGTACATCGCTTCAGAAGAACCCGTTTCTTCTGAACAGTTGGCAGATTCTTTATATCAAAAAAGTCGGTCTGAGTTGACCAGTCTCTATGGTGAGCCAATTTCTTCTCAAGCTCTTTCTCCAGAAGGTCAAGCCACTTTTCGAGGATTGACTAAGGGATGGTATTATGTTCGGCAAGTAGGAAAGCCTACGAGTCTAGAAGTTATCCCATTCTTGATGAATGTAGGTAGAGGTGTTACAAAGATTGAGGCTAAGGTCAGGAGACCTAGCGAAGAAAAGGGTAGCAAGCCATTTTTAAAGGTATCAACCAGCACCGCCCCTTTATCTGGGGCAGAATTTGCGGTTCTTGAGGAAGTAGGCGGAGAATTGAAGGAAGTGATAGTCGACGGCAATTCTTATCACGTCACGTCAAGTTCGAATGGTCAGTTTGTGGTAGGTCCTCTTCCTTATGGTACTTACTACTTAAAAGAGGTCAAGGCCCCTACTGGCTACATTTTATCTCAAGATACGATTCCTTTTGAAATAACCTCGGATTCACATGTGTCCGAGATTATTAAGATTAAGAATAAACCTGTTACACCTCCTGGAATTGAAATTCCATATACAGGAAATGTGGTGGTGATTGCAGTTTTATCTACCGGTATTTTGCTCTTCTTGCTAGGTTATCGCTTGGTAACTTATACTAAGCGATAA
- a CDS encoding LPXTG cell wall anchor domain-containing protein: MTADNFQQIKNKKVTIPQTGGIGTLVFTIVGLSTMVFAFIAMKKRQSEEA, translated from the coding sequence TTGACAGCAGATAACTTCCAACAAATCAAAAACAAAAAAGTAACCATTCCACAAACGGGTGGTATCGGTACACTTGTTTTCACAATTGTAGGTTTGAGTACTATGGTATTTGCCTTTATCGCGATGAAAAAGCGTCAATCTGAAGAAGCTTAA
- a CDS encoding isopeptide-forming domain-containing fimbrial protein, with amino-acid sequence MKKLTKLFSVFTVFLTVLGSLINIKHLVHAEDTASTTVIVHKIVMNNDDFNKFTYEENLSKYNGNSIGDLKNYFGNSAVEVAGVKFDVWKKTDVVAPEAKTGAELGITGDTNKYVKTDKTAMTQDNGATFTLANGIYIFTEDKENSPYYNNQNELTGMKAVPFKLELPQAKTDGSGYFDTKTPLHVYPKNTENKPEITKEFTDKRTNVDQDGIKNVEIGQEIGYTITTKVPKDAAYKTFAWEDTMLAGLDFKLNSLQIADNKNLNLVADTDYTLTQTVRGFMVKLNNNGLAKLEEKAREGEVNFTLTYKATLNDSAKVETEIPNQVKLIYGNRPSEFSEPKSTTPKDGEIIVNKTWDTGVNQTEVVFGVYEKGTGVRVGEIKLAAGVNTGKLTGLDGAKEYIVIEETIVSGSLPSYSNGDTGTIRIENKKNPNPTPLTPEDPKVVTYGKRFVKTDDKDLDSSEKLLGAEFIVRKDGEESYLALKDTVTQAKEIADYKAAEADYLATVKSATTDNPKIDEIKQKKDARDTAYEKMNMQWTWVGTKEGAFTFVSSTDGKFEVKGLKEGKYELIETKAPEGFALPTSPVEFTVGAHT; translated from the coding sequence ATGAAAAAATTGACGAAATTATTTTCAGTGTTTACTGTGTTCCTAACGGTGCTCGGTTCACTGATAAATATTAAACACTTAGTCCATGCCGAAGATACGGCTAGCACAACCGTTATTGTTCACAAAATCGTAATGAATAATGACGATTTCAATAAATTTACTTATGAAGAAAATTTATCCAAATATAATGGTAATTCAATCGGAGATTTGAAGAATTATTTTGGTAATTCTGCCGTGGAAGTTGCGGGAGTAAAATTTGACGTATGGAAAAAGACAGATGTAGTAGCTCCAGAAGCTAAGACAGGTGCAGAACTTGGTATTACTGGAGATACAAATAAGTATGTAAAAACCGATAAAACTGCAATGACACAAGATAACGGTGCAACATTCACTCTAGCTAATGGCATTTATATCTTCACTGAAGATAAAGAAAATTCACCTTACTACAATAATCAGAATGAACTTACTGGTATGAAAGCTGTACCATTCAAGCTTGAATTGCCACAGGCTAAAACAGATGGTTCTGGATACTTTGATACCAAAACTCCTCTTCATGTGTATCCAAAGAATACTGAAAACAAACCTGAAATCACCAAAGAATTCACTGATAAGAGAACAAATGTTGATCAAGATGGTATAAAAAATGTTGAAATCGGTCAGGAAATTGGTTACACTATTACAACAAAAGTCCCTAAGGACGCAGCATATAAGACATTTGCTTGGGAAGATACCATGCTTGCAGGTCTTGATTTCAAACTAAACTCACTACAAATCGCAGATAATAAAAATCTTAACCTTGTAGCAGATACAGACTACACATTGACACAAACTGTACGTGGATTCATGGTGAAATTGAATAATAACGGTCTTGCGAAATTAGAAGAAAAAGCAAGAGAAGGTGAAGTGAACTTTACCTTGACTTACAAGGCTACTTTAAATGACTCAGCGAAAGTAGAGACTGAAATCCCTAACCAAGTAAAATTGATTTACGGTAACCGTCCAAGTGAATTCTCTGAGCCAAAATCAACAACTCCAAAAGATGGTGAAATTATTGTTAACAAAACATGGGATACTGGTGTAAACCAAACAGAAGTTGTATTCGGTGTATATGAAAAAGGAACTGGTGTACGTGTAGGTGAAATTAAACTTGCAGCAGGTGTTAATACTGGAAAATTAACTGGTCTTGATGGTGCTAAAGAATACATCGTAATTGAAGAAACAATCGTTTCAGGCTCACTTCCTAGCTATTCAAATGGTGATACAGGTACTATCAGAATAGAAAACAAGAAAAATCCAAATCCAACTCCGCTCACACCAGAAGATCCAAAAGTTGTCACATACGGTAAACGATTTGTGAAGACAGATGATAAGGATTTGGACAGTAGCGAAAAACTTCTAGGTGCTGAGTTCATCGTTCGTAAAGATGGTGAAGAGTCATATCTTGCTTTGAAAGATACAGTAACACAAGCAAAAGAAATCGCAGATTATAAAGCAGCGGAAGCTGATTATTTAGCTACTGTTAAATCAGCCACAACAGACAATCCTAAAATTGATGAAATTAAGCAGAAGAAAGATGCTCGCGACACTGCTTACGAAAAGATGAACATGCAATGGACTTGGGTAGGTACTAAGGAAGGTGCGTTTACATTTGTATCATCAACAGATGGTAAGTTTGAAGTCAAAGGTCTTAAAGAAGGTAAGTATGAACTTATTGAAACCAAGGCTCCAGAAGGATTCGCTCTCCCTACTTCGCCTGTGGAATTCACTGTAGGAGCACATACATGA